One window of the Niallia circulans genome contains the following:
- the phnE gene encoding phosphonate ABC transporter, permease protein PhnE, which produces MSETIKTITKPKKKSFRNITLFVLLILIYIWAFSDIPVTSIKDSSAQISQAIFTGIFHPDWEYVYLPDGEDLLRGLLDTLAIAILGTFISAFLCIPFAFWAANNMSKGKTIASTGKFVLSFVRTFPEIIMAILFIKAVGPGSFAGILALGLHSIGMLGKLFSEEIENLDMGPTESLLAAGGTRLQVLWFAVLPQVLPGFLSYTLYRFEINIRSAAILGVIGAGGIGTPLIFALSTRDWDRVGIILLGIIVMVTIIDIISGFLRRKIA; this is translated from the coding sequence ATGAGTGAAACAATAAAAACAATCACAAAGCCAAAAAAGAAATCTTTTAGAAATATTACCCTATTCGTCTTGTTAATCCTTATATATATATGGGCTTTTTCTGATATACCGGTTACTTCCATTAAGGATAGTTCAGCACAGATTTCTCAGGCCATCTTCACAGGCATTTTTCATCCAGATTGGGAATATGTATATTTGCCAGATGGCGAGGATTTATTACGTGGTCTGCTTGATACATTAGCAATTGCCATATTAGGTACCTTTATATCAGCATTTCTTTGTATTCCCTTTGCATTCTGGGCTGCTAATAATATGAGCAAAGGAAAAACAATCGCGAGCACAGGGAAGTTTGTATTAAGTTTCGTACGGACATTTCCTGAAATTATCATGGCTATTTTATTTATTAAAGCAGTTGGTCCTGGATCATTTGCTGGAATACTAGCATTAGGGCTACATTCCATAGGGATGTTAGGAAAATTATTTTCAGAAGAAATTGAAAATCTAGATATGGGACCAACAGAGAGCTTGCTAGCAGCCGGTGGTACAAGATTGCAAGTCTTATGGTTTGCAGTATTGCCGCAGGTTTTACCTGGTTTTTTATCCTATACCTTATATCGATTTGAGATAAATATTCGTTCTGCTGCCATTTTAGGTGTTATCGGTGCAGGAGGGATTGGAACACCACTTATTTTCGCACTCAGTACAAGAGATTGGGATCGAGTTGGTATCATCCTATTAGGGATTATTGTCATGGTAACCATAATTGATATAATAAGTGGATTTCTAAGAAGAAAGATTGCCTAG
- the phnE gene encoding phosphonate ABC transporter, permease protein PhnE yields MNEKAIKQPLLNRPTPPAKNKLILTILLLLVLLWWSAYKTDASLTELIQGFPNIFDVLLQMVPPDWKYFQKIMEPLLVTIRMAVIGTTFGAIIAIPLAIFCASNIVRSAFIFYPFRMILNLIRTIPDLLLASIFVAIFGIGSLPGIIALIIFSIGLIAKLLYEAIESIDSGPLEGMTAVGANKIQWIFFGIVPQVTASFTSYVLYTFEVNVRAAAILGLVGAGGIGEYYDRTLNFLQYDRASSIIILTLLVVLIIDYCSTKLREKLL; encoded by the coding sequence ATGAATGAGAAAGCAATAAAACAACCCTTATTAAATAGGCCCACTCCTCCAGCGAAAAACAAATTGATACTAACCATCTTGCTTCTTCTTGTTTTATTATGGTGGAGCGCTTATAAAACAGATGCGAGCCTTACCGAATTAATTCAAGGCTTTCCCAATATATTTGATGTACTCTTACAAATGGTTCCACCAGATTGGAAATATTTCCAAAAAATTATGGAACCATTATTAGTGACAATACGAATGGCCGTAATCGGAACTACTTTTGGCGCTATAATAGCCATTCCTCTTGCTATTTTTTGCGCTAGTAATATTGTACGCTCCGCATTTATTTTTTATCCATTTCGAATGATCTTAAATTTGATTAGAACTATTCCGGACCTATTACTTGCTTCCATCTTTGTTGCTATATTCGGGATTGGATCATTGCCAGGAATTATCGCACTAATTATTTTCTCTATTGGGTTGATCGCAAAGCTTTTATATGAAGCGATTGAATCTATTGATTCTGGCCCCCTAGAAGGAATGACTGCTGTAGGTGCTAACAAAATACAATGGATTTTTTTTGGTATTGTTCCTCAGGTTACTGCTTCTTTTACTTCCTATGTATTATATACATTTGAGGTAAATGTACGTGCAGCAGCAATACTAGGATTAGTTGGTGCCGGTGGAATTGGTGAATATTATGATCGCACACTTAATTTTTTACAATATGATAGAGCTTCTTCTATTATCATTCTTACTTTACTAGTTGTTTTAATTATCGATTATTGTAGTACAAAACTACGGGAGAAACTGTTATGA